Proteins from one Podarcis raffonei isolate rPodRaf1 chromosome 1, rPodRaf1.pri, whole genome shotgun sequence genomic window:
- the THAP9 gene encoding DNA transposase THAP9 isoform X2 encodes MPKACSAVNCPNRDTRENRAKGLSFHSFPKAHELRKKWMLAVNRIEPGSRKLWIPGSGACICSDHFFQDEFEVYGGQKRLKAGVIPSVFSFKEPTKGKHPSKSVKTMGISWPVASISEATPAADSSPAQAKAVELIQAEHQYSLSEAMGSRTKSLIPTGPVQGTEREQDAAQRRLSYYQQELWSVLESLREQHLLQKDMEHMLRSQFSDLQLTLQCEGSLSENYPAATRNFAVSLHLFSAKAYEFVKKTFQLPEATTLCTWLSNLDYKPGFSQQAFDALAERSQAGEKTFKLCSLLMGSIPLERRSHYDPSTGHLHGLMDFGAGKYDADEVSAAGEALLFVAVGFQGRWIVPVGYFLLATLRGDIQAQLLCHCILKLYDIGVQVVSVTSDATAPNIETARRLGVVVDGLFVKSTFFHPATPTLEIAYYFDPSHLLTLIHRLLQAAGSLQVSGKAVCWDYLLHLGALQEEVVLQAACQVGAISPQEQQVWGNGATQLFSEGTVQALHFAARLGLPQFQGHEATAHFIGLLSAIFDTCSSCSNYGKGFKAPLSRATASALNNLCNEYENLLRKLRTATGELVGLSRHRWGFIGFLVNLRSFQWLAQTHLQAEDEPTASLLSCWWSLDPLEWCRGAIQQARGHKGVGPAWTFQRAYRVVLNRALSGLGLDPPNLLDISLRRRTNLQLQASWTLARGQIWRLPGGTGPPRETQSIAPAFLAELEEDAIACISCVVLGKLLPLLSCAECRAALLCPCKGVPAGSALLCVESKGRKYLPAESVQKVIRRAKQVVGLPSLFLGDSSHRGFLARQLAILADVSEEPSLFSSLGNHLFESNAVVSNHYVTLLQELVRTFLELWLEAGQGQLSTPPTHECSSSLKVANGKQQTGNANGPSRDWPQQTRGLMEWYMPI; translated from the exons ATGCCTAAAGCCTGCTCGGCCGTTAACTGTCCCAACCGGGACACGCGGGAGAACCGGGCCAAGGGCCTCTCATTCCACAG cTTCCCCAAAGCCCATGAACTGAGGAAGAAGTGGATGTTGGCTGTGAATCGCATTGagccaggctccaggaagctgtGGATCCCAGGCTCAGGCGCCTGCATCTGCTCAGATCATTTCTTCCAGGATGAGTTCGAGGTGTATGGAGGACAGAAAAGGCTGAAGGCGGGCGTGATCCCCTCCGTGTTCTCCTTCAAG GAACCAACAAAAGGGAAACATCCATCAAAGTCTGTCAAAACCATGGGCATCAGTTGGCCAGTGGCTAGTATCAGCGAAGCTACTCCAGCAGCTGACTCATCTCCTGCACAAGCCAAAGCA GTGGAACTCATCCAAGCGGAGCATCAGTATAGCCTGAGTGAAGCTATGGGCAGCAGAACCAAGTCTCTGATCCCCACCGGCCCAGTGCAGGGGACTGAACGGGAGCAGGACGCAGCCCAGCGCCGCCTCTCCTATTATCAGCAGGAGCTGTGGAGTGTGCTGGAGAGCCTGCGGGAGCAGCATCTCCTCCAGAAGGACATGGAACACATGCTGCGCTCCCAGTTCAGCG ACCTGCAGCTCACTTTGCAGTGTGAGGGATCCCTGAGCGAGAACTACCCAGCTGCCACCCGCAACTTTGCCGTCTCGCTGCATTTGTTCTCAGCCAAGGCCTATGAATTTGTGAAGAAGACATTCCAGCTCCCAGAGGCCACCACCCTTTGCAC GTGGCTCTCAAACCTGGATTACAAGCCGGGATTCAGCCAACAAGCCTTCGATGCTCTGGCAGAGAGATCTCAAGCAGGGGAGAAAACCTTCAAGTTGTGCTCTCTCCTTATGGGCTCAATCCCTTTGGAAAGAAGAAGCCACTATGACCCTTCCACTGGGCATTTGCATGGTTTGATGGACTTTGGTGCTGGTAAATATGATGCGGATGAGGTTTCGGCAGCCGGAGAAGCCCTCCTGTTTGTGGCTGTTGGATTCCAAGGCCGGTGGATAGTGCCTGTTGGCTACTTCCTCCTTGCCACCCTTAGAGGTGACATACAAGCCCAGCTCCTATGCCACTGTATCCTCAAACTGTACGACATTGGCGTGCAGGTGGTCTCTGTGACGTCTGATGCCACAGCTCCCAATATTGAGACAGCCAGGCGGCTGGGAGTGGTGGTGGACGGCCTCTTTGTCAAGTCCACATTTTTCCATCCAGCTACTCCTACGCTGGAAATAGCATACTACTTCGATCCCAGCCATTTGTTGACGCTGATCCACCGCTTGCTGCAAGCCGCCGGCAGCCTCCAGGTGAGCGGCAAGGCGGTCTGCTGGGAttacctcctccatcttggggcTCTGCAGGAAGAAGTAGTGCTCCAGGCGGCATGCCAGGTCGGAGCGATCAGCCCGCAGgaacagcaggtgtggggaaatgGGGCCACGCAGTTGTTTAGCGAGGGCACGGTTCAGGCCTTGCATTTCGCAGCGAGGCTCGGCCTGCCTCAATTTCAGGGTCATGAAGCCACCGCCCACTTTATCGGGCTGCTGAGTGCCATTTTTGACAcatgcagcagctgcagcaactATGGGAAAGGTTTCAAGGCACCCCTCTCCCGCGCTACTGCCAGCGCCCTCAACAACCTCTGCAACGAGTACGAGAACCTGCTTCGCAAACTCCGCACTGCCACCGGGGAGCTGGTAGGGCTGAGCAGGCATCGATGGGGCTTCATTGGCTTCCTGGTGAACCTGCGCAGCTTTCAGTGGCTGGCGCAGACCCACCTACAGGCAGAAGACGAGCCCACCGCTTCTTTGCTGTCCTGTTGGTGGAGCCTGGACCCTCTGGAGTGGTGCAGGGGAGCCATACAGCAAGCCCGTGGGCACAAAGGTGTTGGCCCCGCCTGGACCTTCCAGCGGGCGTACAGGGTTGTCTTGAACAGAGCTCTTTCTGGTCTGGGCCTCGATCCACCAAACCTGCTTGACATATCCTTACGCAGAAGAACTAACCTCCAGTTGCAGGCTTCCTGGACTCTGGCTCGCGGGCAGATCTGGCGCTTGCCTGGGGGCACTGGGCCTCCACGAGAGACACAGAGCATAGCCCCAGCCTTTCTGGCCGAGTTGGAGGAAGACGCCATCGCCTGCATTTCCTGCGTTGTTTTGGGGAAGCTGCTGCCCCTCCTCTCCTGTGCCGAATGCCGCGCTGCCCTCTTGTGCCCTTGTAAGGGTGTGCCTGCGGGCAGCGCCCTACTGTGCGTGGAGAGCAAGGGAAGAAAGTACCTCCCGGCAGAGTCCGTACAGAAGGTGATCCGCCGAGCAAAGCAGGTTGTTGGCCTGCCTTCCTTGTTCCTTGGAGACTCCAGCCACCGCGGGTTCTTGGCGCGGCAGCTGGCCATCTTGGCAGATGTGAGTGAGGAGCCCAGTCTTTTCTCATCCCTGGGCAACCACCTCTTTGAGAGCAACGCTGTGGTTTCCAACCATTACGTCACTCTGCTGCAGGAGCTTGTGCGAACCTTCTTGGAACTGTGGCTTGAGGCAGGGCAAGGGCAGTTGTCCACGCCACCGACTCATGAATGTAGCAGCTCTTTGAAAGTGGCTAATGGTAAACAGCAAACAGGGAATGCAAATGGCCCCAGCAGGGACTGGCCTCAGCAAACGCGTGGACTCATGGAATGGTACATGCCTATTTGA
- the THAP9 gene encoding DNA transposase THAP9 isoform X1, which yields MPKACSAVNCPNRDTRENRAKGLSFHSFPKAHELRKKWMLAVNRIEPGSRKLWIPGSGACICSDHFFQDEFEVYGGQKRLKAGVIPSVFSFKEPTKGKHPSKSVKTMGISWPVASISEATPAADSSPAQAKAVELIQAEHQYSLSEAMGSRTKSLIPTGPVQGTEREQDAAQRRLSYYQQELWSVLESLREQHLLQKDMEHMLRSQFSADLQLTLQCEGSLSENYPAATRNFAVSLHLFSAKAYEFVKKTFQLPEATTLCTWLSNLDYKPGFSQQAFDALAERSQAGEKTFKLCSLLMGSIPLERRSHYDPSTGHLHGLMDFGAGKYDADEVSAAGEALLFVAVGFQGRWIVPVGYFLLATLRGDIQAQLLCHCILKLYDIGVQVVSVTSDATAPNIETARRLGVVVDGLFVKSTFFHPATPTLEIAYYFDPSHLLTLIHRLLQAAGSLQVSGKAVCWDYLLHLGALQEEVVLQAACQVGAISPQEQQVWGNGATQLFSEGTVQALHFAARLGLPQFQGHEATAHFIGLLSAIFDTCSSCSNYGKGFKAPLSRATASALNNLCNEYENLLRKLRTATGELVGLSRHRWGFIGFLVNLRSFQWLAQTHLQAEDEPTASLLSCWWSLDPLEWCRGAIQQARGHKGVGPAWTFQRAYRVVLNRALSGLGLDPPNLLDISLRRRTNLQLQASWTLARGQIWRLPGGTGPPRETQSIAPAFLAELEEDAIACISCVVLGKLLPLLSCAECRAALLCPCKGVPAGSALLCVESKGRKYLPAESVQKVIRRAKQVVGLPSLFLGDSSHRGFLARQLAILADVSEEPSLFSSLGNHLFESNAVVSNHYVTLLQELVRTFLELWLEAGQGQLSTPPTHECSSSLKVANGKQQTGNANGPSRDWPQQTRGLMEWYMPI from the exons ATGCCTAAAGCCTGCTCGGCCGTTAACTGTCCCAACCGGGACACGCGGGAGAACCGGGCCAAGGGCCTCTCATTCCACAG cTTCCCCAAAGCCCATGAACTGAGGAAGAAGTGGATGTTGGCTGTGAATCGCATTGagccaggctccaggaagctgtGGATCCCAGGCTCAGGCGCCTGCATCTGCTCAGATCATTTCTTCCAGGATGAGTTCGAGGTGTATGGAGGACAGAAAAGGCTGAAGGCGGGCGTGATCCCCTCCGTGTTCTCCTTCAAG GAACCAACAAAAGGGAAACATCCATCAAAGTCTGTCAAAACCATGGGCATCAGTTGGCCAGTGGCTAGTATCAGCGAAGCTACTCCAGCAGCTGACTCATCTCCTGCACAAGCCAAAGCA GTGGAACTCATCCAAGCGGAGCATCAGTATAGCCTGAGTGAAGCTATGGGCAGCAGAACCAAGTCTCTGATCCCCACCGGCCCAGTGCAGGGGACTGAACGGGAGCAGGACGCAGCCCAGCGCCGCCTCTCCTATTATCAGCAGGAGCTGTGGAGTGTGCTGGAGAGCCTGCGGGAGCAGCATCTCCTCCAGAAGGACATGGAACACATGCTGCGCTCCCAGTTCAGCG CAGACCTGCAGCTCACTTTGCAGTGTGAGGGATCCCTGAGCGAGAACTACCCAGCTGCCACCCGCAACTTTGCCGTCTCGCTGCATTTGTTCTCAGCCAAGGCCTATGAATTTGTGAAGAAGACATTCCAGCTCCCAGAGGCCACCACCCTTTGCAC GTGGCTCTCAAACCTGGATTACAAGCCGGGATTCAGCCAACAAGCCTTCGATGCTCTGGCAGAGAGATCTCAAGCAGGGGAGAAAACCTTCAAGTTGTGCTCTCTCCTTATGGGCTCAATCCCTTTGGAAAGAAGAAGCCACTATGACCCTTCCACTGGGCATTTGCATGGTTTGATGGACTTTGGTGCTGGTAAATATGATGCGGATGAGGTTTCGGCAGCCGGAGAAGCCCTCCTGTTTGTGGCTGTTGGATTCCAAGGCCGGTGGATAGTGCCTGTTGGCTACTTCCTCCTTGCCACCCTTAGAGGTGACATACAAGCCCAGCTCCTATGCCACTGTATCCTCAAACTGTACGACATTGGCGTGCAGGTGGTCTCTGTGACGTCTGATGCCACAGCTCCCAATATTGAGACAGCCAGGCGGCTGGGAGTGGTGGTGGACGGCCTCTTTGTCAAGTCCACATTTTTCCATCCAGCTACTCCTACGCTGGAAATAGCATACTACTTCGATCCCAGCCATTTGTTGACGCTGATCCACCGCTTGCTGCAAGCCGCCGGCAGCCTCCAGGTGAGCGGCAAGGCGGTCTGCTGGGAttacctcctccatcttggggcTCTGCAGGAAGAAGTAGTGCTCCAGGCGGCATGCCAGGTCGGAGCGATCAGCCCGCAGgaacagcaggtgtggggaaatgGGGCCACGCAGTTGTTTAGCGAGGGCACGGTTCAGGCCTTGCATTTCGCAGCGAGGCTCGGCCTGCCTCAATTTCAGGGTCATGAAGCCACCGCCCACTTTATCGGGCTGCTGAGTGCCATTTTTGACAcatgcagcagctgcagcaactATGGGAAAGGTTTCAAGGCACCCCTCTCCCGCGCTACTGCCAGCGCCCTCAACAACCTCTGCAACGAGTACGAGAACCTGCTTCGCAAACTCCGCACTGCCACCGGGGAGCTGGTAGGGCTGAGCAGGCATCGATGGGGCTTCATTGGCTTCCTGGTGAACCTGCGCAGCTTTCAGTGGCTGGCGCAGACCCACCTACAGGCAGAAGACGAGCCCACCGCTTCTTTGCTGTCCTGTTGGTGGAGCCTGGACCCTCTGGAGTGGTGCAGGGGAGCCATACAGCAAGCCCGTGGGCACAAAGGTGTTGGCCCCGCCTGGACCTTCCAGCGGGCGTACAGGGTTGTCTTGAACAGAGCTCTTTCTGGTCTGGGCCTCGATCCACCAAACCTGCTTGACATATCCTTACGCAGAAGAACTAACCTCCAGTTGCAGGCTTCCTGGACTCTGGCTCGCGGGCAGATCTGGCGCTTGCCTGGGGGCACTGGGCCTCCACGAGAGACACAGAGCATAGCCCCAGCCTTTCTGGCCGAGTTGGAGGAAGACGCCATCGCCTGCATTTCCTGCGTTGTTTTGGGGAAGCTGCTGCCCCTCCTCTCCTGTGCCGAATGCCGCGCTGCCCTCTTGTGCCCTTGTAAGGGTGTGCCTGCGGGCAGCGCCCTACTGTGCGTGGAGAGCAAGGGAAGAAAGTACCTCCCGGCAGAGTCCGTACAGAAGGTGATCCGCCGAGCAAAGCAGGTTGTTGGCCTGCCTTCCTTGTTCCTTGGAGACTCCAGCCACCGCGGGTTCTTGGCGCGGCAGCTGGCCATCTTGGCAGATGTGAGTGAGGAGCCCAGTCTTTTCTCATCCCTGGGCAACCACCTCTTTGAGAGCAACGCTGTGGTTTCCAACCATTACGTCACTCTGCTGCAGGAGCTTGTGCGAACCTTCTTGGAACTGTGGCTTGAGGCAGGGCAAGGGCAGTTGTCCACGCCACCGACTCATGAATGTAGCAGCTCTTTGAAAGTGGCTAATGGTAAACAGCAAACAGGGAATGCAAATGGCCCCAGCAGGGACTGGCCTCAGCAAACGCGTGGACTCATGGAATGGTACATGCCTATTTGA